ACGCGGATCCGGCGCGGCCTGCCCTTCGCCCTCAGCTGGTGGGCCTTCACCTTCCCGAGCGGGGCCCTGGCCATCGCCAGCGGCATCGCGGCGAAGGTGAGCGGGGTCGCCGCGATCCGGATCTTCTAC
The bacterium genome window above contains:
- a CDS encoding C4-dicarboxylate ABC transporter encodes the protein TRIRRGLPFALSWWAFTFPSGALAIASGIAAKVSGVAAIRIFYSGVMVFLLVIWLVVFVLTVRGLVSRKLLLPAH